gaatactttcgcaaggcactgtatatgcctaGTCGTTGCAtatgtattcagcccctttgttcaGTTCTGGAGTCaaatttggcttaacaaatcCCATAAattacatggactcactgtgtgaaaTAATAAGGGTTGAAGTGATTTTTGAATGATTAgctcttcctctgtcccccatacatacaataTATGTAaggtcaagtattgaatttcaagcacagattcaactgcaaagaccagggagcctttcgaaagcctcataaagaagggccgtgattggtagatgggtaacaataacaaatgagacatttaatatatatttaagtacggtcaagttaataattatgctgtggattatgtattaaaccacccagacacatacAAGTTACTTGTCCTTCTGAactgcaggacaggaatgaaactgctcagACACATTACCATGACACCATTGGTGATTTttaaacagctacagagttcaatggctgtaatgggagaactgaggatggatcaacaacattgtagtgttgacctaaatgacagagtgaaaaggaatacaaatatacatattgtatggcactaaagtaatactgcaaaggaacacactttttggcctaaatgcaaagccttatgtttggggcaaatccaacacatcactgagtaactgcctcttTATTTTCAaggatggtggtggctgcatcatggtatgggtatgcttgacactGGCAAACACTCAAGTTTTTGAGGATCAAAAGAAACAGGCAAAATACTAGAGGAAAACCaattttcagcaggacaataacctacaacacaaggccaaatctacactaaagttgcttaccaagaagacagtgaatggttgaaggagaatggcaagaattgtgcaagctaacaggcgggccacaaacagacaaataacggacaagtacaacagtggtgtgcagaacggcatctcagaactcgtcggtccttgtcacgggTGGGCTATTACATTTTTACAATCTAGCCAATTTTGATCCTCAATAGGGTCCAGCTACGACGTCATCTCTCAGAGCAGTCATCCCTCAGGGTCTCTATGCTGCCACctactgatcaaatcaaattgtatttgtcacatgcgccgaatataacgaagaccttaccgtgaaatgcttacttacaagctcttaaccaacaatgcaatgtAGTTCAAGAgatagagttaataaaatatttactaaatgaactccagttaaaaaaaaatctacgaataaatcaaaaagtaacacaagaaatgtacataacaataacgaggctatatacaggggttaccggtaccgagtcaatgtgcggggggacaggttagtcaaggtgacttgtaaagtgactatgcatagataaactgctgctacttgctgtttattatgtAAATAGGGTCAATCTAAATAGTCCAGCTGGCCACTTCAGTCCCCGTCAActttaatgggggcctgtttggccttccttttcctatagtccacgatcaactcctttgttttgctcacattgagagagaggttgttgtcctggtaccacactgccaggtctctgacctcctccctatagggtgtctcatcgttgtcggtgatcaggcctacaactgctGTGTCGTAAGCAAacttattgatggtgttggagtcgtacttggccacgcagtcgtgagtgaacagggaatacatgAGAGGAATAATCACGAACCCCTgatgggccccagtgttgaggatgtgtggcagatgtgttgttacctaccctcaccacctgggggcagcccgtcaggaagtccaggatcaagttgcagagggaggtgtttagtcccagggtccttagcttagtgatgagctttgagggtactatggtgttgaacgctgagctgtaatcaatgaacagcattctcacataggtgttccttttgtccaggtgggaaagggcagtgtggagtgtgattgagattgcatcatctgtggatctgttggggcagtatgcaaatttgagtggttttagggtttctggcatgatggtgttgatgtgagccatgaccagcctttcaaagcacttcaaggcTACCGAGTGATACGggcggtaataatttaggcaggttacctttgctgcCTAATATGTTATCTCTCAGTGCAGTGCATCTCTCAGATAAAGTGGGGGTTTCGAAAGGAACCAATAAGGAGAAGTGGTGGTTTTGAAATATGCCACTCAAGACGCCGTTTGGGTTATCGGACGTCAGTCATGGTCTGCAGAAATTAAATGAAGGAATGCAAtttatgcaacaacaacaaaaaagattaACCCACTGTGAGTTGTCTTTGAACATTACCTACAGGTAGCCGTGTACGTAATGTTATGTTTTTTGTAAATGTaaatgctagctaacgttagctacattaACTTATTTCACATTCACTTTACAATTATGTATTATTGAATATTTGAAATAACaatcatcataataataataattgaaataTCAAGTCATGACGGTCCTAGTAGTTATGGAATTCCAGCGCTTCTAGTGTTAAAATACTCTTTCGAAATCCCCCACTTCTCCTTTTATGGTTCATTTTGAAACCCACACTAATCCTTATATGGTTCCTTTCGACACCCCCCAGTATTCCTGAGAGATGCACTGCACTGAGCGTAGTTGGCAGCCTATCAGTAGGTGGCAGCATAGAGACCCTGGTGGATGACTGAGATAATGTCGCAACTGGCCCCCTctcaattttgactttgtggctgtgctaacTAGTGGAAGCCAGCATATCACCTCAATCAGCATTGAGCCCGGTGTAAAGTCGAGGTAACCCTACTGACGCATATGCTGTTTTGTTCTCCAAAACTGGAAACGGAAAATAATTACTTGCACGTGACTTCTATACAGAAACATTTAGTCGGGTTCGGAAGCTGTCTCGGTTCACCACGGCGGCGCTTTATCAGAACCACGATTTTACAGTTTGCTGACTACCTGTATTTACAACACAATTACTGGATTTTATTAGCTAATTTGGCTACATCCACTGACTGAAAAAAGCGACTGTTTACAAGATTGCAAGCCAGCGACCGACATAGCTATCCAGGTAACGTTAAGTTTGTCAGAGTTGGCTAGTTACTGCAGCTACTAACGTTAAGTTAGCTAGTTAACCTCCCACAACAGTATTTATATTATTTTTAACACTTCGGGTAGTTATTTATTACATTTCCCATTGTCTTTGGGAATTGTTTATAGTCTTATCAGCTAGTGGGGCAGTAACATCAGAGTTTAGTCGGCTAAAAGTGGGGCAGTAACAGTTGGTTAGCCAGCTAGAAGTGTTAGCTAATGTCCAGTTGTCCAACTGAGTTAACAACATGTGTGAACTCCTCATTTCAGATGCCGAGTCGAGTTAGCAACTTGAAGCGGCGAAAGGGGATGTGCGCTGTTTCCTCAAGCAGGGTCCATCTCGAGGTGAAGAGTTCAGATAAGGTCGGTGAACGTTTAGTTCTTCTGTTTTCATTTTACCATTTGGATTACGCAAGAGTATAAAgaactaaagtaaaaatactttaaagtactacttagtTTTTTTGGGTATCCGTACTTTACTATGTAGtatttttactttactacattcctaaagaaaataatgtacttttcacttcatatattttccctgaaacccaaaagtactcgttacattttgaatgcttagcaggacagaaaatggtccaattcagtTACCAAgaaaacatccctactgcctatgaTCTGGCGGACTAATAAGGAATTAGAAATTATCCATACTtgtacttttgatatttaagtagatTTTAGCAATTCAAATCGAACTTTGTCACGTGTTGAATACCACAAGTGTTGACCTTACTgtgaatgcttacttacaagcccttaaccaacagtgcaattacatttacttttgatacttaattatatttaaaaccaaatacttttactccagtagtattttactgggtaacttttatttgagtcattttctgttaagatatctttacttttacaccagtttgacagttgggtactttttacaccactgggATTGTCATTAATAGTGTCATGGAAGcctgtttattatttttaataagtTGTTGTTTTGACTTTATAGAGTTCAGGGAAGAGGAGGCATGTTAAAAAAATGAAAATTGAAGACTCAAAAACAGAAATGGCCCTGAATGACTGGATGGTTGGTGGTTGTAGGGAGTCAACAACCATTTCTGAGAGGCTCAGCTGCGATGGTTGCGAGAGGCCTGAAAAGACAAGTTGTGGAGCACCACCAGACCTGGAGGAATTGTGGGAGGGTAAAGAGAACGGTGTGCGATTAGAGTTGAATTACTGTCGAACAAACGGGTTGCCAGAGAAGACGGAGGATGACGAAACAGAAGAGGGTGTTGTGATTGACAAGAGCGTCTTCCTTGATGATGACAGTAACCAGGTTCTTCCTGTGGAAAAGTTCTTCGGAAACATGGAAGTTGTGCAGGTGAGATGAGATTTTATAACAAGTGTTAGGTGTGATAAACAAGATCCTGGTCTGATGTTTGGAGCACAATGGCTGCGTTTTACACAGGCAgcaactattttttttttttttttaatcttcaAAAATGTGTCTTTTGACCAATCGGTACAGTTCAGAAAAGCTATTTTTGGTGgggaaaagatcagaattgggctgcctgtgtaaaccaataaaggtttccatccaacctttatTATGCGAGTAATTCTGCTTTCATGTGCTAGTCGGAACAAGAAAGCATGTGGGAAATTTCACAGTTAACTGGTTGAATGCGGCACGTGTATCACTATTACAGGTTAGCAAGTTGGACATTTCCGAGTTTCCTATTTCCGACAAGCGCGTGAAAAAGTCacaacaggcctgatggaaacatttgtcggtaaactttccaaatgtcgacaaaactaAATACACTAGACAAGTTGGGATATTTTTGTCTGTAAAATGAATTGTGAGAAATGGCAGCAGAAACTCATGTGTTgtacctactctggtcttggcacatgagctctagccaacagctccgATACAGTGGGGGTAAGCTAGTCTatatgatgagattattatggataagggtgagaatattttttatttgtcaagCATCGATCATGCCACCAGAATCCGACCCAtctatatttattggaaaggagcatcaagatcactgcACTTTCATCACCttgtgaagttcataacttatttaatctgtagcctaaaactgcatggtttccagaGTTGTAGTGGGAGGATCACATACCATAACATTGTGTGActcccaagtttacttcgatatgatagTTATTCTATCAATATTTCCATGGCCAATTCTTGCATAATTTTACTGacaaagatcccaccatgtcaaatAAACAAATTCTGTCtgtatttataaaattgtaccaaaacgttgtttccatcacagctgtcgtgatCGTCTTTTTATATGATATGACTTTTTTCGCATAAAAActggatggaaacatggttatTGACATGCTGTTATTTGCCTTGTAGGATTGTCCACGAAGATCTACGGCTACTTCGACCTTCAGCAGGAGGGAGCACAGGAGACGACAGTACTATGCCAAAGAGGACAGTGATGAAGAGGGCTACACAGAAATGCAGCAAGATGAAATAGTTGGCACTTAATTTACAGAAATAACTCATTCCTATCAATAGGATGGAATAAAACTTGTCCTTAAACGACCTTAACAAGCCTAACGTCACAGTTGAGCCTGATAAAGTGGATTCGTTCAACAGAACCAGGGTATCAAGTTCATGTTTTGCCAGCATATACCCTAAAGTTATACATCTTTGTATTAATATTTGCACTAACAAAACTTTGCTTTTCAATTATCTATACTGTATATTTAAATGGTACAGGTTAAGTGCTCAGATTGTTTTATTtatattgtatattttacaatatTGTTACTGAATGCCTTATGTATGCACAATATTTGTAGTCAAAGTTGCATTGCCAATACAATAACTTAAATGTTCAATTACCTGTGTCTGCTGTTTTGTATTGTGCTATTGAAACTAAGCAGAACTTTATCACATAATTATCTAATTACACTTACAGGCCATGGAGCTGCGCTCAAATCAGCTGTAATCATCAAATCTGCTTGACTCCAACAATAGTCAAACCTTTAATATTTCAACCCCCCACCCTATGCTCTTCTGGAGTTC
This window of the Oncorhynchus clarkii lewisi isolate Uvic-CL-2024 chromosome 16, UVic_Ocla_1.0, whole genome shotgun sequence genome carries:
- the LOC139368639 gene encoding UPF0688 protein C1orf174 homolog isoform X1, translated to MPSRVSNLKRRKGMCAVSSSRVHLEVKSSDKSSGKRRHVKKMKIEDSKTEMALNDWMVGGCRESTTISERLSCDGCERPEKTSCGAPPDLEELWEGKENGVRLELNYCRTNGLPEKTEDDETEEGVVIDKSVFLDDDSNQVLPVEKFFGNMEVVQDCPRRSTATSTFSRREHRRRQYYAKEDSDEEGYTEMQQDEIVGT
- the LOC139368639 gene encoding UPF0688 protein C1orf174-like isoform X2 codes for the protein MPSRVSNLKRRKGMCAVSSSRVHLESSGKRRHVKKMKIEDSKTEMALNDWMVGGCRESTTISERLSCDGCERPEKTSCGAPPDLEELWEGKENGVRLELNYCRTNGLPEKTEDDETEEGVVIDKSVFLDDDSNQVLPVEKFFGNMEVVQDCPRRSTATSTFSRREHRRRQYYAKEDSDEEGYTEMQQDEIVGT